DNA from Gadus chalcogrammus isolate NIFS_2021 chromosome 11, NIFS_Gcha_1.0, whole genome shotgun sequence:
TAAAGTGCAGGTCTATTTATGGCAATTAATCTGTATCCAAAGGTTGTCCTAGCAGGAAAACATGTGAAAAACAAGAGGGGAAGAGCAGCACAGAGCAGAAGTggcagatggtgtgtgtgtgtgtatattatgtACCGTCAGAGTCGTAGAACATTCTGAAGCTGTCTGTGTGGTGATGGCCGAAGAACTGTCCCTGGATGACGGGATGATGCTTCTGCACCATGTCCACGTAGCGCTGGTTAAACTCTGGTCTGAACCAGGGCTTGCTCCGCTTCTTCTCAAAGAACCCTGGAGGAACGTGGCCAATAATGTACACCTGAAAGATGAAAGTGCCATTGTGTAAGGACCCGAGGTGTATTATGAAAGCCTATATGCAGCATGAGGCCTAGTCATAAGACTAGGCCTCATGCCAAaagtaaatacaataaatgtaacAACTATTTACATGTAGACACATGACATCCACATCAAATCAAAAGCTATCAGCTTTTGAAGACCGAGTAGATGTTATTTTTCATactttattatattatgtgtTTTACATTATGTCACAGTTGTCAGCCAGTAGTCTACTTAAAGAATCAGAAGAGATGAAATGAAGTAACAAATGTAGAAGACTAAAGTAAGCAGGCGGCTACCTTCTCTTTGTTACGGGACGCCTCAGTGAGAACTTGCTCGGCCCAGTGAAACTGCCCCGCCGGATCTATCATGTTGTTCGTCAGCTTGTTCTGGTCGTAGTAGAGGTTAGTGTTCAGGACCATGATCCGATACCCCGTCCGGTTCAGCAACCTCTCGGTGTAATAGCCACCTACAATATGGAAGTCGTCAAAATATATGCAAATAACGTGTgtttggctttgtgtgtgtgtgtgtgtgtatgtccaccTTTTTGAAAGGTGACTTGGGACGATGGCTCGAGCCAGTCGCTCCACATCTCTGCTATTTGTTTGTAGATGTGGCTGCTCGAGGCGGGGAACTGGCTTTTGGGCTGGTAGTCATGGTTACCTAGAGCCGAGTACACTTTGGTATCTGAAAAAAGTATGGTAAGATAAGCTTACACTGTATATGTTAAATATTTCAGGCTAACAATATAACGGAATTCAGCAGGGGAAACCGTGCTTCGACAGTTATTACACTGACTTGGGAATACTTTCTTTATGATGTGCGTCAAGTTCCTCACGATATTGAGAAccttctcctcccccaggtCCTGGTCTGGAACGTGTGGCGTGTCATCGCTGGAGGGCAGAAGGAAATCAGGTCAGTGATATAGTCGTAGTCGGTTATTACTTGTCAATATATTGACACAAAAGACTGAGATACTAGAACGGACTGACAGCACACAGGTCCGGAACTTTCGCTCTGGTAGATGTTTGCCATTGGCTGAAACTAGATTATTATTCCGTTTAACAGAGGTTTCAATAGGAATCCTACCCTGTCCAGAATATGAAGTCGGGGTCTGGCATGATCTGCTTCATGTAGTACACCGATGAGTTGATGAGGTGCCACGGTGAGTCACAAGCATAATCTCCAAACGGCCCTGCGTTGGCCGCGGGACGCTGTCcgctggacgcgcacacagcctCTGGTTTACCTCCCAGTTCATAGGTTGGGTCCCAGTGCTGGTCCGTGATGTGCCAGAAGGTACCTAAAATTGCACATTTACAAAAGTCCAGTAGCCGggacaaacaaaacacataaaaacaggCCTAAAAGTGTTTAAGTTTACTCACCAGACAAGGTAGGAGTACCTTGAAATCCaagaaataaacacagaagtaaGAAAATACTTTTAAACATGGCCATGTCCGACTCTAATGGCAATTCGTTTAGACGTATAATTGACGACAGCCACTTCGTCGTCTCCTGTAACGTTACTCACCCTATATAACTTTATAGACTGTGGTCTATAAAGATAAGATGAAGCTAAGATTAACCATGCACATTACACACATGATTTACTTTGCAATAGGTCAATAAAAAGAACAAAGCAATTGACAAATAAGTCCGCCTCTAGGTGGGTCAAGTAGGCTACAAATGGTTATGCGTACCGGAGAATTCAACAGAATGACGGTGGTTATTAGACACATGAAATTGCAGTCTCCAGCCACTTGCGGCGGTGTCGTGAGTGTTTACATCTGGTCCTCATGTCTGATTGGCCAACTACTTTCGCGGGACTTCAGTGAGACGCATGCGCGGTGAACTGTCAAGTTAACCCGCGGAATTATCCAAGCAGTCGAGCAGTCCTGTGTTCAATTCCTGACCCGCCGCAATTATAGTATTTTAAACACTTTACGTTACTATACTTTTTACAGAGTGTAACATCATGTGGAACCAGGGTGAGTGGATTTTAGCATTGTAGTCCACTTTGGTTGGGCAGTGTGTTCAAAATGAGCGCTCCTAGCGTTAGCTAGTTTGTCAGGCTCTTTTCTTTTATTAACGTTACTTTTAGCATAGATAGCATTCAATGAACATAGCCCACTTTGGGAATAAAAATCCAGCAGCTTTAAAAGTTAGATACGGCGGAAGTTGCCTATTATAAATTGCGTTTGTAAATTACTACTTTACCCTAGGTGGATACAGTGAATCTAGCAGCATCGGAGGTGGGTACAACCAGTCCCCCGGCGGCTTCGCCTCACCATCTCTGAgccagggaggagagaagaaggcGGTCAGTCAGTTTACCTTGAcctccaaacacaaacatcaaACACAATTAGTAGTCGTATAAACTTTGATACTGGGGTCTTCATTGTGATGATGAAGGTATTAATaaggaattgtgtgtgtgtatttacgtaGAGAGCACGCACCAACCAGATTGTGCCATGCACGGTGTCGCAGCTGATGTCTGCCAGCCAGGCGGAAGAGGCCTTCAGGGtcggagaggtggaggtggctcAGGTAATCTGTTTCGCATCACTCCATTAGCCTACTGTGGTGCAGAGAATTCAGAGCAGTTGTTATCAATTACTGCTAAGCAATTACAAGATGTTGTGGAAATCAAATGTCTTATATTTTGCTACTTCAGCCATTTATCGGAAGGAATGTTGTTTCCTCTAAATGTATTGTTAATGAATGTCAACTATACTTGCTATTGTTTCAGACGGATACTCAAATAACTTTATCATCAATCATACCTTGGTTTCCTAAAAAGTTTGAAGTTCAGGAAACCGTATTAGGTGGGATGGACAGCTGAACTTGTATCCATCAGCCTCGGTGTCTGAGGCCATAATGTTTGGAATATTTGATAACTGGTAATGTTTCTTGAGTGAGAAAGAAATTGAATATATAGGATATATTTGTTGG
Protein-coding regions in this window:
- the smpdl3b gene encoding acid sphingomyelinase-like phosphodiesterase 3b, translated to MAMFKSIFLLLCLFLGFQGTPTLSGTFWHITDQHWDPTYELGGKPEAVCASSGQRPAANAGPFGDYACDSPWHLINSSVYYMKQIMPDPDFIFWTGDDTPHVPDQDLGEEKVLNIVRNLTHIIKKVFPNTKVYSALGNHDYQPKSQFPASSSHIYKQIAEMWSDWLEPSSQVTFQKGGYYTERLLNRTGYRIMVLNTNLYYDQNKLTNNMIDPAGQFHWAEQVLTEASRNKEKVYIIGHVPPGFFEKKRSKPWFRPEFNQRYVDMVQKHHPVIQGQFFGHHHTDSFRMFYDSDDNPISTMFLSPGVTPWKTTLPGVKDGANNPGIRSFEYDTQTLLVQDLVTYYLNLTRSNLGRGGWEKEYRLTESFRLPDASPRSMHRVLQRMADDRCTLQKYYDFNSVSYDLSVCDAACRVDHVCAARAVEFDAYRDCVDEEGAGVFHGASTTLLISMAIGLFWWSW